Proteins from one Ferroacidibacillus organovorans genomic window:
- a CDS encoding APC family permease: protein MTLPVNLESQSRKPSRRLRQTFSLFDLSSLSISSVAPAFSISATTGVMVGYSGVYSILGILLLALPFLISSYTFRVLNRHFPHAGASYHWSRRVFGPRVARFQGWILILAYFSSIPPILVPAAQYTLALIDPSANPSSWLEFLVGSFWMTFAIVPLLQGARPTARITQIFFVIEIIFLSVFAVFGILAFPHIHVPVGGYGFHPGGILLTMIVASTIMDGWEIDSYASEESTQPDRDPGLGGIIGAIFALVIYLIFVPLILFETPRHLLANSTAPMVLWAQRLQPFMPPHASVWILVPILASTAGSLWLTAYILIRGVFAMGRDGMIAKSFGKLNQRGIPAFATWVIFITAWAVMTLQLFVSSLSVFFNILLSAAGFFLIFEFVLDNITSLVFLWRMHNRDDIHQSRVQRHTHGWMMVGSGFTAIYLVGLLISFIALSSRTISPWVDPILALLLALGLIYAISSRIKTEKTSVFEYTTVEETTDIVTGS, encoded by the coding sequence ATGACACTACCTGTCAATTTAGAGTCTCAAAGCCGCAAGCCATCCAGAAGATTGCGCCAGACGTTTTCGTTGTTCGACTTGAGTAGCCTCTCCATTTCTAGTGTTGCGCCCGCGTTTAGCATTTCCGCGACTACTGGGGTTATGGTTGGTTACAGCGGCGTCTATAGCATTTTGGGAATTCTGCTTCTCGCTTTGCCGTTTCTCATTTCGTCCTATACGTTTCGCGTGTTAAATCGGCATTTTCCGCATGCGGGTGCCTCGTACCACTGGTCTCGTCGTGTGTTTGGTCCGCGGGTTGCGCGTTTTCAAGGTTGGATTCTAATACTTGCGTATTTTAGTTCTATCCCACCCATTCTCGTCCCAGCAGCACAATATACATTGGCCTTAATCGACCCATCTGCCAACCCAAGTTCCTGGCTCGAATTTCTTGTTGGATCGTTCTGGATGACTTTTGCAATCGTTCCGTTGTTACAAGGAGCACGGCCAACGGCTCGCATTACACAGATTTTTTTCGTCATCGAGATTATCTTTCTATCAGTGTTTGCGGTCTTTGGCATCTTGGCATTTCCGCACATTCATGTGCCAGTTGGCGGCTATGGATTTCACCCAGGCGGTATTCTTTTGACGATGATTGTCGCGAGTACCATCATGGATGGCTGGGAGATTGACAGCTATGCTTCAGAGGAATCCACCCAACCAGATCGAGATCCGGGTCTCGGTGGCATCATTGGAGCTATCTTTGCACTAGTCATTTATTTGATTTTTGTTCCATTGATTTTGTTCGAGACACCGCGTCATCTGCTCGCTAACTCGACTGCACCAATGGTCCTCTGGGCGCAAAGATTGCAGCCATTCATGCCGCCTCATGCCTCGGTCTGGATTCTTGTTCCGATTCTTGCATCTACGGCTGGATCGCTTTGGTTGACGGCGTATATCCTTATTCGTGGTGTATTTGCGATGGGCCGTGATGGCATGATTGCGAAGTCGTTTGGCAAGCTGAACCAACGTGGTATTCCCGCCTTTGCTACATGGGTCATCTTCATCACTGCGTGGGCGGTGATGACACTACAGTTATTCGTTAGTTCGCTTAGTGTGTTTTTCAACATCTTGCTATCGGCAGCTGGGTTTTTCCTCATCTTCGAATTTGTCCTCGACAATATTACGTCTTTGGTATTTCTGTGGCGAATGCACAATCGGGACGATATCCATCAAAGCCGTGTCCAACGCCATACACATGGGTGGATGATGGTTGGTTCGGGCTTTACGGCCATCTATTTGGTTGGCCTACTCATTTCCTTTATTGCGCTTAGCTCACGGACGATTTCACCGTGGGTCGATCCGATTTTAGCTCTGCTTCTCGCTCTGGGCCTCATTTACGCAATAAGCTCTCGTATCAAAACGGAGAAGACATCCGTCTTTGAATACACTACAGTGGAGGAAACCACCGACATAGTGACTGGTTCTTGA
- a CDS encoding (2Fe-2S) ferredoxin domain-containing protein has product MNQIESVLTTPITKRRVLAQVVVCAGCCCGRIDKNKPPIPLDWLKKSWKERKLLKTVQLTISGCLGPCDILNVVSILTADGQFWFGGLVTDEPYQELLAWAEETRELGYPAPLPDLLRPYQFSRFHDISGGAES; this is encoded by the coding sequence ATGAACCAAATAGAAAGTGTGTTAACGACACCCATAACAAAGCGGAGAGTGCTCGCGCAGGTGGTCGTTTGCGCGGGTTGCTGTTGCGGACGAATTGATAAGAACAAGCCACCTATTCCGCTCGACTGGCTAAAGAAGAGTTGGAAAGAACGGAAGTTGTTAAAGACCGTACAGTTGACCATCAGCGGTTGTCTCGGGCCGTGCGATATTTTAAATGTCGTTAGCATTTTGACTGCTGACGGCCAATTTTGGTTTGGTGGACTTGTCACGGACGAGCCCTATCAAGAGTTGCTCGCTTGGGCAGAAGAGACAAGAGAGCTCGGATATCCCGCGCCACTCCCAGATTTACTTCGTCCCTACCAATTTTCTCGCTTTCATGATATCTCTGGAGGAGCGGAGTCATGA